A segment of the Necator americanus strain Aroian chromosome IV, whole genome shotgun sequence genome:
TTACTTTGTTTCTGCAGAGAGTAAAGAATAGTGCAACTTTCGTACGTGTACAGATGGGTTGGCAAGGAAAGTCGTCGAAGGTAGTACACTAGATTCCAGAAAACCACTGGGTGTGTAGTCATAAGTTTAGGATCCTAGAGAAAATGGAGTTCTCCGAttcagtaaataaaaaaatcttactAGTACCTTCAGTGCGTATAAATCAGCCGCTAACAGAGTCTCCACTTCACGACGGAGTACTAAAGGGCTTACGTAAGAAACACAAACatcttttatttctgaatCTGAACCATTTGTAGTGTTTAGTCTctgaaataatacaaatatagagattgtttattgtttttgtataAGGATAGCAATCAAGTCACCTCTGAGTCACCGTCAAAAATAGTAGGGTTGTACCAACTTGCAGAAGGCCGATCTCTCCACTCCATATGAACCGTCAACCTAGGAGCGAACACCTGAATAAACACACAGATTAGACATTTTATTGTCTTATGATATCCTCCCTGTAAATCCCAATAATAATCTCCAACTTTAGCAAtgaatgtaagaaaaaaaggagataacGAAcatattctttcaaaaacaataacTGAAGTCTTACCCCTCTCCTTTCCGATTCATGATCTGGTTCCTCAGGAGAAAAGCAATAAGGACAGACCGTGTTCAAGTTCTGATCATCTACCTGGAAATTTCACCAGTAGATACGTAGTTTCTAGGTATGTGCACAATATCCCACATTTTTGCTGGAGAAACAACGAAAGTTTTCTTAAAGACAAACACAATTAGTATCGAAAAAAAGTCTATATAGCTCCTATCTAAGTAAGCCGCACTACTAGCCCAGATTTGTGAAACATACCTTCCAGCCAGACATTATCTCTTCGTCATAGATCATTGTTCGACAACTTGGGCAAGGGGTACAAGTGGAAAGTGTTACGTCCATAACCATGGATCCAGAAGCGAAAGGTGTTTTCGACGCATCTGTTTCAACTTTTCGCATCTCATTTCGACGTATTTGTAAGAAAACCTATCAAATATTACTTAGGtgaggaggaaaagaagaaactaagTTCGctgtaaacaaaataaatttttgaagcgAACCTCCTTTAACCACCAATCATCACTAAGAATGGAGTCCGCTTTGCCACAATCGAGCTGATATGCAGGATCGTCTTCATCTATATCAACAGCTTCGTCATCCTAAATTAACGTTTTTTTACATTGAAAGTGTCAATTTTTTGCAACCAAAAGGCAAGAAGACGTGTAACACCTACAGAATCATCGCCGAAGAGCGTGCCACTGCCTTTTTCGCGATAAGATCGCGATAGGTTCAGACTTTTGACCTCTCGAACTAATGACGACACTCCCAATTTCAACTTCGAAGATACAGCTGAAAAAGGGAATGTCCGGTAAGGCGCTTTAAAAACTAATTCCGTAATTAGGGCATGCCACAACTATAAGGATACCTCAACCCCTAATCACAAGAACTCTTATAACatagtttcaagaaaaaaaaaactgaagaacaTCTGTACTCTCATAGGCATTTGTGCTCATCATCAACAGTTTTACAAGGAAAAGTTCACAAAAATTGGATTGTCAGTTGAAGGATTCATCTTTGTTTCCCGTCACCACAAATTACTCAGAAAAGGTACTGCAGGTGATTATGTTTAGCATTATGCAACTTATTGTTGTCATAGAAGCAACCGAAAAAATACTCTCCTCACAAGTTCCGATAGATTCAAATCTGTTTTGTAAACATGTCAATTCTAAATATGAACGTTTTGGTGCAATTCATTTGCCCCAAATTTACTGTGGGTCCTTTCCCTTGCAACTGAAAGCCCTTTGACATTCTCGAACCTACAACCGACCCTACCCATCCACATTCAGAACCACCCCACCTTTGCTAGTTGTTGAgggctttgaaaaaaagggttGCTTCCATTTTAgccgaacaaaaaaatgaaaggggtTTTATGCACTTGATGAACTAAAAGCAGTTTCATCTTATGTTCGAAAACATATAACCTCCAAAGAAAGGGCATTTCTTACGCTTAGTTACAGTCATTGTTTGCTAGAAGTGTCAACACATACCATCCATGCGAACATCGTCGTACCCTTTCCAAACTTGATTGACCAACGAGTGAAGACTGGGACTCATCGCCAGATTTTGTGGATCATTCTCCATTGGTTTCGGAGTTTCTGAAAACAGATAGAAatggaacagaaaaagaatcttttgaacacaataaaaaattagacAAAAAGCATCAGTTCTCGCCATAAACGACTACATTATTTCCAGTCGAAACTAACTTTGCAGGAGGAATCTGCTTGTGGCAGTTCCATTTCCGCGTGATTGAAAAGCatgagagaaacaaaaaagagaattgaaaacaaacactAGCAACCAGCAAACAAGCAAAACATAAACAACGGACCCTTGCGAATACAAGATcgcttattcttttttttcaatgctgcTCCATATATTAACTAACCAAAGGTTTGACTGCGGATCATCTTCATTATGGGGCTATTTGTTATACCCTTCAGCCATCCAAGTGACTTGTTTGGTGTCTGTAACCAAGAAAAgacttccacaaaaaaagtcacacaagaataaaaaaaacaagaagagaaaTGTTAGTTGCAGTACAGAAATTAACAAGGAAAAATCtcacaatgaaataaatgtcATACGTTAAGCTTAACGGAAATGAAGCAAAACTTACTTTGTTTTCAGTCTTTGAGTTGTATTCATTTGCAAATGGTGTCGATTCCAAATCTGCCATAAATTTTGCCCTACTAGGGCTCATTGGTAAGTGGTTAGGAGTAACCTAGAAGTTCATTCACTTATCTCACTCTCACTTATGTCACTCACTTAAGAATTTACCTTGGGAGTCTCGCATGAGGATAAAGCTCCGAGAGGATCCAGAGGATTGTTTTTGCTCAATGGATCTTCCTTAATAAATCAGATATTTAAGTCGAAAAAATAGTAGCACCAGAATGCATTATTGGACATTTCGactagaaaatttctctggaTATTTGAATCTCTCACGTCTTCAAAcccaaatcttcaaaaatatgtcGAAAGGTTGATCTACGTTAACCCTAGATGTCACTCAAGCAACCATCTTTGCAAGAAACGACACTGAATAACCACGTTAACGTTTCTCAATTAATCTTGACTCCTTTACCTCATgcaacaattaaaaaataaatgttgaaaTAATTACTTCAGGGGCGAAACCCGACCAGCGAAAAACCTGGTTGTggtgggtcaaaacgacgcgaAACACGGTGCAATTACCTAAGCGGCTGCGGTAGAAGCGGCGCGGAAAAGCTACCGGTCGGGATCGAGTTGGAACCATCAGGAATTACGACTGTAGGAGGCGTTTTCAAAGAACCTCCTCGATGTCCCCTTATGTCGTTTCGTCCCGACTATATAATAGCATTAGTTGCTGATAATCGAAGCTCTATAAGTAGGAGCTGCAGCGCGAGTTCTAAAACTAATCCAACTTTGAAACAACTCATAAAatcattttccaaaattcctttcctttttagaatttatatTTGCTGGAACTTCCTTCGGGACTTAACAGTTTCACTACTTTCtagtcatttttcttccataagAAGTAGAACCtcgtttatttctatttcttcaacgcttgaattttttgaaattccacGTTTTCAGCATTTAAATCCCCAGGTATTTCAATTTTCGAGATTTCGAATCACTCGGCAGAAGCTTTCGATTGATCGGATGTCTGGCAACTGTTCAAATTTCATCGTTTGCTTTGCGTTTCCATACAGATCTCCAAGAAGCATTGTacaaaattatatatatatatttatatatacgCATATATacgtgtatatatatatatacgcaTGTATAAGTACATATATAAAAACCTCACATCGTTCCCGGAAGAAAGTACATCCTTTTCGCTGTTATCCTGGAGAGCATGGTACGAGATTACATAAGGTTTCGTTTCCAATTCCAATGCTTCCTTAAAAATGAACCTAATTTCATAACACCGGACTCAGTTCCagagaatagtttgaggtgcGCAACAAATGCAGGTACAGCCCACCATGCGTTTTTCCTCAGCAGTTTTATCACTGTGATATCCACCGTCGCTTACCGAATGAGAATCTGTTGATACAGGGCACAGATTCCTGGAATCCGTCCGTAAAGATGCTTTGAGTTTGGCAAGAGCATGTACGAAAAGCCTGGAATGAGAGCAGTACACACAGATTTAATGCTTTCTGTTTCATTCCGCTAATTAACCAATGTTTGTATTTGGAGATAAGTCTGAGCAAACATTGATGAATCCTTTCAGTGGTGCGAGCATTGGAAGATATAAACTCTcatgaataaatgaacaatttcatggaaaatttctagaTGCTTTGCAAAAAGACTTCAAAAGTACGAAAATTATGAGTAGATTCATGAGTAGATTTTGCAAAACGAGCAAAAAAGCATTTCTTACCAGAAAATTCGAAAGCTGCTTGGAAACCAGCAAAATAGCTAGAACTGAGgataaagaagaaggactCAAAAGGAACTCCAAACATTTCTTCCACAATTCACAACAAATGCAGCATAAATGCTCTGTAACACTATCGAGAAGTAGAGAGAAATACCTATAGATCCCCTTTTCAGGGCGCTTTAAGGAATCTTACGTGAAGATACTTCTAGTGCTCTGCAAAGGTTTCGAAATGCCCGATGATGGTTTGCTACACGACtgctatagtagggtcaaaacgacatgaagcttggcacagttgcgtaaatggctgcgctcgaagcggtgcgttgGAGTGTAGCGGCAGTGTAGGGACGACCTTTGCTAGAGGTTCGCGGTGGtctcacttcgattccaaccgctagcttcaccgcgccgcttcaggCGTAGGCAGTTACGTaggcttacgtaactgcaccgagttcaTGTAATTTCGACCCTTGTCATTCTTTCAAAATCTGTTCTACTTGTTCACAACAATAGCGTTATTAAAAGAGTAATATTCGGAAGAACCAAGACATCTCAATTTCCCACTCAAAAATGTGGTGCAAAATAaggggttttaaaattttatgcacTTTCTAGCGAGACTATTCActgtcatatttttttttttaattttagccTATGCGGTCCATCCATTTTCCGTCATATTCCTTACGCTGGTAGGACCATATGTATTATTTGAAAACGGAGTGAATGTAAGTGGGACCTCGTACTAATGTGCCTATTATCGGAACAATTCTTGACGAAGATTGCGGGAAACTAAGGAAAGACGAATGACATAAGGAGCGGCCCAGGTATCTGTGGGCAGATGGTGTCCTCACTTCATATaagcaaaacaaaatattgaaaaatcgaTTCGAAAAGGTAAGAATTAAGCCCTGCATTCAGCTTTAGCTCCAATATTGCGTATAAAACAATGTGAACCCCTGCAACTGCGCATTATACAATAACATAATGTACCTCAGCTGGGACCATGCTTCAATTGCTCGTTGTCTGGATGGAGTTGGCCATTTCGCGTTCAACACAGCACGATGGTAAATTCCGTATGTTACCGCGTTTTGCTCAACACCAGCACGATGCATAGCCTGTAAAACAACATTTCCTAAgggaaacaaaaatcaaaataacatGAAGGAACATAACAAACCTGCAGCACTTTCACTGCCAACGAAGGTTCGCCGCATTCACCACACAACTCAATGAGAATACGGTAGCAGACTTGATCTAGAGGGAACACTTCTGTATGTTCCATGCGATCGAgaatctgaaaagaaattcatgaCGAACTAACATTGAACAACATGGAGTGTTCAGGTAGAGTTAACCAACATGAAATGCCAAAAGaagtattttcttcttgtttggAGCGATAGCAATGAGACTAGGCAATTGCATGAACCATAATGAATAAGAATAGAACAGAAGTGTTTTCGGCCACTGTAAAGGGTTAGTTCGTACGGAGTTAGTGGCAGCAAGCATCGATGATCTGATTTCGGGCTTTGTTCGAACCGCAGCGCAACGGTTATTCTCTAAAACCAAACGAGATTTAATAAGAACCAGATGCTAAGCAAAGAActgaacaaatgaatgaataaaacatgCCATACTGAACCGGAACAGATTGTTGATCAGTGTTTCGGTTCAGACTTAAATGATCCATCTGGAATAAGGAAGAGTCCAGATGACGAGGAAAACGGTCATACTTGAACTCCCTTTCATGCCCCGTAGCTGAGTCAATGATCGGCTCAGGTGGAGCGATGAATACCTGAAACTAATGTGCGTCCAAGTAacgatttcttcaaaacttaTACGTTTACTGGTGAAAAGCTTACAGAGGTGTTATTAAGATGCGCAGTGCCGTCAATTTCAAGAAGAGACACATCGCTGCCATCTAAAAATAGACGAAAATACTACGAAAGAACAAAAGTTGTTAGCACTTGCAGATACTAACCATTACTATCCACTTTCGCGATGCAGTCATCAAAAAACGCATTGTATGTGTTCTTATCAGAAATAAAACTCCGTTCCTCAATAAAGCGGATGAAAGATTGCGTTGCGCAAAACCTGAAAGAAGGTTAAACTGGAGATCAGCTCTGTTACAACATTCTTTATCTACTGCTTTAGATTCTTATTTTACGAAATTCTATGCTGTTCATTGACTAAAACGCTCAATGAGTTCCCCGGAACAACGCATATATGGGAGCGAAGGGTAGCATAAGTATGAAATAAAACGAACAGACCCTGACTCTTCATCAATTCTGATGACTGCGGATACGCAGGAGTATGAAATTGTTCCAACTGAAATGCGAAACACTCGGATGGATAAGGAACACTGAGACTGATAGTTTACCGGACAGGGCAATATTTCACACAACTCACATCTCGAGTGAAAGGATGAAAGCGCGTAAAGTGCGTCTCATCACTCGTGGGTATAAAAATTTACTTAATCAAATCAACTGATCATGCTGGGTGCTACTGACCTATCTGATTTCTCGACTTGTAGTGGGTGTTCGTCTTTCCTTCATGGTACATTTGAACTACGTCCTGACTCTTTCTCTAATGATGAGCACTTAAAATTCCTGTCTTTAAATTACTGCTAGCATGGGGATCAGAATCCGTACGAATCTCAGGATTGGTTACGTCCGAGGGTCTGGATATTAACTCTTGTGTTTCCATAGATTTTCTTTAATAGGAAGACACAGATGCAACAGCTTATTTAAAGTGGAAGAGTTATAAGTCCCTACtctcattattattttcctaCATTTCAAATCTGTAGACAGTAGAGACGAAGATGAAGAACAATAATATGTATACGACGTTGCTATAGAGAAAGTAGAACGTAACTGTTTTATAGaaacagagagagagaaaacacagaaacaaaaagctaaaaaaatgaactaatGCAACGCACCTCCTAAAGAACTCAGTGCCTGATTTATCCCTTGATTTCAAAAAGCCTTCCAAATCAAATAGATTTCCGGTATCAGTTGCGTTAATACTAGCGGGCGCACTTTTGATTGGCTTGAGATAAGACTGATATCCACGCATCAAGTTTGCCATAAACctaaaaagtgtaaaaatggAACAGGAGCACTAAGAGGACTGCTTTCTTAATAACCTTAGGAAAGCATCATGAATTGCCATTTCTAACTCTTTACGCTTTTTCTGAATAACCATTTCACGATCAACAGGGACGTAGTCAGCCTTTTTACTTCCGAGATCGAAAGCCTCCTTGTTTAACCTGAAAagagaataacaaaataattctctcctttcttaaaattaaatacCTCATTACCTCCTAAATAAGTCGTCCAGTGTAGCCTTCAGTTGTTTCGTCGGTTTCTTCGGCAAAATAGATAACTTGAGAGTCAGGCGATTCAATGATTGACTTATCGTGGCGGTATCCAAATCGAAGCAGGTGACATCAGCAGGTGGATCCTCGTAAAGATCAAAATACCTAAACTGTGatgataaaattgaaaatcacaAATTGCAAAGCTACCACAATTTCCTGACcaatatttttggaagtgaGATTCGTAGCTATAAAGCAacaaaaccaaataaaatttttacctGGAGTCAACGCCAGCAATGAAAGGCAAAGGAGCATGGAGCACTCCCGCAAGTCCTAGTGGACATTGCGGCACATAAGGGCACTGCCAGTGAAACGGGAACATTAGAGCGCAAACACTCTCGGACACAGCAGTGAGCATCCATGATCTAAAAATTTccactccaaaaaaaagcaacaaagcAGTAACCAAGAATTGTACAATACAATTCTACTAACGTACCTCAAAGAATGGACAAGAATCTTCTGTTCTAATAATGCCAGCATCATCAGATAAATTAGGTTGTCGGTGCCAAGAGCTCTCAAGGTGTCACACAATTGGGCTCCTTAATCAACATTGATAATCGTGAAATAAATACTAGATTACATAATTGCAGTGGATAACGATATTTTCGTCTAGTAGACCGATTTCAactttcatttatattaaGGACCACACCTATTTAGGGTTAATCAACGAATAGAAAGACAGCTAGTTCTGAATCGGAGGCAATAATGACATCACTGAAGAGCAGCAAAATGTCCTATTTGCAATGAAGGACGACGACATTTCAGCAATGTAGGAAAAAGTTGCAGTAaagctttttattttcaaagttgAAGTGAAATATTGTTTAGGAATTTGCATAAGGAGTGAGTTCGattacaattatttattagCAGCTATATAGATGGAACAATACTTAATGGAAGGACGCGT
Coding sequences within it:
- a CDS encoding hypothetical protein (NECATOR_CHRIV.G13771.T3) — encoded protein: MSLLCEYRAHVFASRALDGRTGSHFPSLRSSMSSRDDDRRLFEHFVIAGLSQEAPQQAAPSTQEFGYRNSSPLAPITDICVIFPSLGETAPEGYEIIETTQLGYPADLNHGSIRMPSVFLCYRRGYHKPPLLDIGLIEHGRGEKPMVDTNIVQTTPFGRPANVNNASQNIFLTYRRAVPSSAPSQFVVTDICVILANKGEIPLHTYYKIPKNLNKGMVGSDVYICYKKSQCSTKRLAYKPTVLDYFPKAKGSESAGEDFKLAQNIALFCLPMGALIECWPVKCQPPDRVFSTFVLTDENGTKFYGASVSFFEKYDEKLTEEQLEQLELSSSGRIEEAGAVEDSSSNNDPADEMTFYTNLAICIISRYPFFNSFKRFLYYIHRISVGGGVHAVPIERYISHLMYEVSFPTPRRPHVLMQLGSETISFDSHDESQLPLNGAQLCDTLRALGTDNLIYLMMLALLEQKILVHSLRSWMLTAVSESVCALMFPFHWQCPYVPQCPLGLAGVLHAPLPFIAGVDSRYFDLYEDPPADVTCFDLDTATISQSLNRLTLKLSILPKKPTKQLKATLDDLFRRLNKEAFDLGSKKADYVPVDREMVIQKKRKELEMAIHDAFLRFMANLMRGYQSYLKPIKSAPASINATDTGNLFDLEGFLKSRDKSGTEFFRRFCATQSFIRFIEERSFISDKNTYNAFFDDCIAKVDSNDGSDVSLLEIDGTAHLNNTSVFIAPPEPIIDSATGHEREFKYDRFPRHLDSSLFQMDHLSLNRNTDQQSVPVQYENNRCAAVRTKPEIRSSMLAATNSVRTNPLQWPKTLLFYSYSLWFMQLPSLIAIAPNKKKILLLAFHILDRMEHTEVFPLDQVCYRILIELCGECGEPSLAVKVLQAMHRAGVEQNAVTYGIYHRAVLNAKWPTPSRQRAIEAWSQLRLFVHALAKLKASLRTDSRNLCPVSTDSHSVSDGGYHSDKTAEEKRMEALELETKPYVISYHALQDNSEKDVLSSGNDEDPLSKNNPLDPLGALSSCETPKVTPNHLPMSPSRAKFMADLESTPFANEYNSKTENKTPNKSLGWLKGITNSPIMKMIRSQTFETPKPMENDPQNLAMSPSLHSLVNQVWKGYDDVRMDAVSSKLKLGVSSLVREVKSLNLSRSYREKGSGTLFGDDSDDEAVDIDEDDPAYQLDCGKADSILSDDWWLKEVFLQIRRNEMRKVETDASKTPFASGSMVMDVTLSTCTPCPSCRTMIYDEEIMSGWKVDDQNLNTVCPYCFSPEEPDHESERRGVFAPRLTVHMEWRDRPSASWYNPTIFDGDSERLNTTNGSDSEIKDVCVSYVSPLVLRREVETLLAADLYALKDPKLMTTHPVVFWNLVYYLRRLSLPTHLYTWISSRNHVRCVYDRPLDHSGPTPLYLVNPNHRFISSEKVSSRSLGVWRTVTQSVQDNKLFTAIQTLINDSRRVTDNGQIALGPHFPVFRDIQFASLDMFGRALLRDSLDKQYAEEHSKLPPRIMCIMPNQDRPQTLVQRVCRKVFLPLDLF
- a CDS encoding hypothetical protein (NECATOR_CHRIV.G13771.T2) yields the protein MSLLCEYRAHVFASRALDGRTGSHFPSLRSSMSSRDDDRRLFEHFVIAGLSQEAPQQAAPSTQEFGYRNSSPLAPITDICVIFPSLGETAPEGYEIIETTQLGYPADLNHGSIRMPSVFLCYRRGYHKPPLLDIGLIEHGRGEKPMVDTNIVQTTPFGRPANVNNASQNIFLTYRRAVPSSAPSQFVVTDICVILANKGEIPLHTYYKIPKNLNKGMVGSDVYICYKKSQCSTKRLAYKPTVLDYFPKAKGSESAGEDFKLAQNIALFCLPMGALIECWPVKCQPPDRVFSTFVLTDENGTKFYGASVSFFEKYDEKLTEEQLEQLELSSSGRIEEAGAVEDSSSNNDPADEMTFYTNLAICIISRYPFFNSFKRFLYYIHRISVGGGVHAVPIERYISHLMYEVSFPTPRRPHVLMQLGSETISFDSHDESQLPLNGAQLCDTLRALGTDNLIYLMMLALLEQKILVHSLRSWMLTAVSESVCALMFPFHWQCPYVPQCPLGLAGVLHAPLPFIAGVDSRYFDLYEDPPADVTCFDLDTATISQSLNRLTLKLSILPKKPTKQLKATLDDLFRRLNKEAFDLGSKKADYVPVDREMVIQKKRKELEMAIHDAFLRFMANLMRGYQSYLKPIKSAPASINATDTGNLFDLEGFLKSRDKSGTEFFRRFCATQSFIRFIEERSFISDKNTYNAFFDDCIAKVDSNDGSDVSLLEIDGTAHLNNTSVFIAPPEPIIDSATGHEREFKYDRFPRHLDSSLFQMDHLSLNRNTDQQSVPVQYENNRCAAVRTKPEIRSSMLAATNSVRTNPLQWPKTLLFYSYSLWFMQLPSLIAIAPNKKKILLLAFHILDRMEHTEVFPLDQVCYRILIELCGECGEPSLAVKVLQAMHRAGVEQNAVTYGIYHRAVLNAKWPTPSRQRAIEAWSQLRLFVHALAKLKASLRTDSRNLCPVSTDSHSEALELETKPYVISYHALQDNSEKDVLSSGNDEDPLSKNNPLDPLGALSSCETPKVTPNHLPMSPSRAKFMADLESTPFANEYNSKTENKTPNKSLGWLKGITNSPIMKMIRSQTFETPKPMENDPQNLAMSPSLHSLVNQVWKGYDDVRMDAVSSKLKLGVSSLVREVKSLNLSRSYREKGSGTLFGDDSDDEAVDIDEDDPAYQLDCGKADSILSDDWWLKEVFLQIRRNEMRKVETDASKTPFASGSMVMDVTLSTCTPCPSCRTMIYDEEIMSGWKVDDQNLNTVCPYCFSPEEPDHESERRGVFAPRLTVHMEWRDRPSASWYNPTIFDGDSERLNTTNGSDSEIKDVCVSYVSPLVLRREVETLLAADLYALKDPKLMTTHPVVFWNLVYYLRRLSLPTHLYTWISSRNHVRCVYDRPLDHSGPTPLYLVNPNHRFISSEKVSSRSLGVWRTVTQSVQDNKLFTAIQTLINDSRRVTDNGQIALGPHFPVFRDIQFASLDMFGRALLRDSLDKQYAEEHSKLPPRIMCIMPNQDRPQTLVQRVCRKVFLPLDLF
- a CDS encoding hypothetical protein (NECATOR_CHRIV.G13771.T1), which encodes MSSRDDDRRLFEHFVIAGLSQEAPQQAAPSTQEFGYRNSSPLAPITDICVIFPSLGETAPEGYEIIETTQLGYPADLNHGSIRMPSVFLCYRRGYHKPPLLDIGLIEHGRGEKPMVDTNIVQTTPFGRPANVNNASQNIFLTYRRAVPSSAPSQFVVTDICVILANKGEIPLHTYYKIPKNLNKGMVGSDVYICYKKSQCSTKRLAYKPTVLDYFPKAKGSESAGEDFKLAQNIALFCLPMGALIECWPVKCQPPDRVFSTFVLTDENGTKFYGASVSFFEKYDEKLTEEQLEQLELSSSGRIEEAGAVEDSSSNNDPADEMTFYTNLAICIISRYPFFNSFKRFLYYIHRISVGGGVHAVPIERYISHLMYEVSFPTPRRPHVLMQLGSETISFDSHDESQLPLNGAQLCDTLRALGTDNLIYLMMLALLEQKILVHSLRSWMLTAVSESVCALMFPFHWQCPYVPQCPLGLAGVLHAPLPFIAGVDSRYFDLYEDPPADVTCFDLDTATISQSLNRLTLKLSILPKKPTKQLKATLDDLFRRLNKEAFDLGSKKADYVPVDREMVIQKKRKELEMAIHDAFLRFMANLMRGYQSYLKPIKSAPASINATDTGNLFDLEGFLKSRDKSGTEFFRRFCATQSFIRFIEERSFISDKNTYNAFFDDCIAKVDSNDGSDVSLLEIDGTAHLNNTSVFIAPPEPIIDSATGHEREFKYDRFPRHLDSSLFQMDHLSLNRNTDQQSVPVQYENNRCAAVRTKPEIRSSMLAATNSVRTNPLQWPKTLLFYSYSLWFMQLPSLIAIAPNKKKILLLAFHILDRMEHTEVFPLDQVCYRILIELCGECGEPSLAVKVLQAMHRAGVEQNAVTYGIYHRAVLNAKWPTPSRQRAIEAWSQLRLFVHALAKLKASLRTDSRNLCPVSTDSHSEALELETKPYVISYHALQDNSEKDVLSSGNDEDPLSKNNPLDPLGALSSCETPKVTPNHLPMSPSRAKFMADLESTPFANEYNSKTENKTPNKSLGWLKGITNSPIMKMIRSQTFETPKPMENDPQNLAMSPSLHSLVNQVWKGYDDVRMDAVSSKLKLGVSSLVREVKSLNLSRSYREKGSGTLFGDDSDDEAVDIDEDDPAYQLDCGKADSILSDDWWLKEVFLQIRRNEMRKVETDASKTPFASGSMVMDVTLSTCTPCPSCRTMIYDEEIMSGWKVDDQNLNTVCPYCFSPEEPDHESERRGVFAPRLTVHMEWRDRPSASWYNPTIFDGDSERLNTTNGSDSEIKDVCVSYVSPLVLRREVETLLAADLYALKDPKLMTTHPVVFWNLVYYLRRLSLPTHLYTWISSRNHVRCVYDRPLDHSGPTPLYLVNPNHRFISSEKVSSRSLGVWRTVTQSVQDNKLFTAIQTLINDSRRVTDNGQIALGPHFPVFRDIQFASLDMFGRALLRDSLDKQYAEEHSKLPPRIMCIMPNQDRPQTLVQRVCRKVFLPLDLF